A window from Bacteroidota bacterium encodes these proteins:
- a CDS encoding NAD(P)/FAD-dependent oxidoreductase: MIDQNGAHWDAIVIGSGMGGMAAATALSKMGRRVLLLEQHQAFGGLTNSFSRDGFTWDVGIHYLNYVAPGEPIRELLDWLADTPIEFASMGAVYDTLHIGSAAPLPLSRPYEAQERDLKDRFPDEAEAIEAWTAALREGRTAMDKVFPTRAMPKLAGEVVQWWNHRTIAEWCGRTTEEVIGDITDHPELAAVFAAQWPDHGGRPSRGSFAMHAVTAGGYLDCGAWYPVGGGVAIAEHMIPTITKHGGEARTGVRVDGLLFDGNAVVGVRTEDGTEFYADAVISDIGARETIDTLLPADCGHEDWISEVRGLSSSIAHFNLFLGFEGDIEAAGATRSNHWVYPSGEVDALWTDAPDGVPPGMFVSFESLKDPTHDPGPRQRHAGEMYVWADWSTVARWADTRPGKRPDDYKAFKRRAEETLIAQFAETFPAVADLIVFHELATPLTTVTYTGHHKGAFYGLEVTPERVMSDALRAKTPIPGLYLAGQDVASPGVPGALWGGMLAAASIAPKEFAKLMG; the protein is encoded by the coding sequence ATGATCGATCAGAACGGAGCGCACTGGGATGCCATCGTCATCGGCTCAGGGATGGGCGGCATGGCGGCAGCCACGGCCCTGTCCAAGATGGGGCGCAGGGTGCTGCTCCTCGAACAGCACCAAGCCTTCGGCGGGCTGACAAACAGCTTCTCCCGCGACGGATTCACGTGGGATGTCGGCATCCACTACCTGAACTACGTGGCCCCCGGCGAGCCCATCCGAGAGCTCCTCGACTGGCTGGCGGACACCCCGATCGAGTTCGCGTCGATGGGAGCCGTCTACGACACCCTGCACATCGGGTCGGCCGCGCCGCTGCCGCTCTCGCGCCCCTACGAGGCGCAGGAGCGGGACCTGAAGGACCGCTTCCCCGACGAGGCCGAGGCCATCGAGGCGTGGACCGCCGCGCTCCGCGAAGGACGGACGGCGATGGACAAGGTCTTCCCGACCCGCGCGATGCCCAAGCTGGCCGGCGAGGTGGTGCAGTGGTGGAACCACCGGACGATCGCCGAATGGTGCGGCCGGACGACCGAAGAGGTCATCGGCGACATCACGGACCACCCGGAGCTCGCGGCGGTATTCGCCGCGCAGTGGCCCGATCACGGCGGCCGTCCGAGCAGGGGGAGCTTCGCGATGCACGCGGTGACCGCCGGGGGCTATCTCGACTGCGGCGCGTGGTATCCCGTGGGCGGCGGGGTCGCCATCGCCGAGCACATGATCCCCACGATCACTAAGCACGGGGGCGAAGCGCGGACCGGGGTCCGGGTGGACGGCCTTCTCTTCGACGGCAACGCCGTGGTCGGGGTCCGCACCGAGGATGGCACCGAGTTCTACGCCGACGCTGTGATCTCGGACATCGGCGCGCGCGAGACCATCGACACCCTCCTCCCCGCAGACTGCGGGCATGAGGACTGGATCAGCGAGGTGCGCGGTCTGTCTTCGAGCATCGCGCACTTCAACCTGTTCCTCGGCTTCGAAGGCGACATCGAGGCCGCGGGGGCGACGAGGTCGAACCACTGGGTCTACCCCAGCGGGGAGGTCGATGCGCTGTGGACGGATGCGCCCGATGGGGTCCCCCCTGGGATGTTCGTGTCCTTCGAGTCGCTCAAGGACCCTACGCACGACCCCGGGCCTCGGCAGCGGCACGCAGGCGAGATGTATGTCTGGGCCGACTGGTCGACGGTCGCCCGCTGGGCCGACACCCGCCCCGGCAAGCGCCCCGACGACTACAAAGCGTTCAAGCGCCGGGCCGAGGAGACGCTGATCGCGCAGTTCGCAGAGACCTTCCCGGCTGTTGCCGACCTCATCGTCTTCCACGAACTGGCGACGCCGCTGACGACGGTCACCTACACGGGCCACCACAAGGGGGCCTTCTACGGCCTCGAAGTGACGCCCGAGCGGGTCATGAGCGACGCCCTCCGCGCTAAGACGCCGATCCCAGGGCTCTACCTCGCCGGGCAGGATGTCGCCAGCCCCGGCGTCCCCGGCGCGCTCTGGGGAGGGATGCTCGCCGCCGCCAGCATCGCCCCGAAGGAGTTCGCCAAGCTCATGGGGTAG